A stretch of Henckelia pumila isolate YLH828 chromosome 4, ASM3356847v2, whole genome shotgun sequence DNA encodes these proteins:
- the LOC140865531 gene encoding aspartyl protease family protein 2-like — protein MLGKKIQNRLNSKHNLYLRDTSIPRVFSQSHSVKMEGKFILSIFLAISVSFSAALQHQTLVLTSLPRPQDLSPLTQKDFGLEVEDEASPESGNILSLDLHHVDNLSPALNATPESLFNLRLRRDAVRVKALQSTVAAANASRNPPRDFSSSVISGLGHGSGEYFTRLGIGTPAKYAYMVLDTGSDVVWIQCSPCKKCYRQADPVFDPRKSSSFSGVSCGSPLCRRLDSPGCTANRQKCLYQVSYGDGSFTVGEFSTETLTFRRTRVKNVALGCGHDNEGLFVGAAGLLGLGRGKLSFPTQAGRRFGDKFSYCLVDRSASSKPSYLMFGESSVSRKAIFTPLVTNPKLDTFYYVGLNGISVGGFRVPGITASIFKLDRSGNGGVIMDSGTSVTRLTRPVYVALRDAFRSGASNLKRASDFSLFDTCFDLSGKTVVKVPTVVFHFTGAEVSLPASNYLIPVDSEGTFCFAFAGTASGLSIIGNIQQQGFRVVFDLASKRVGFAPGGCV, from the coding sequence ATGCTTGGAAAAAAAATCCAGAACCGCCTCAACTCTAAACACAATCTCTATCTGAGAGACACATCGATCCCCAGAGTTTTCTCCCAATCTCACTCTGTAAAAATGGAAGGGAAATTTATCCTCTCCATTTTCCTCGCCATCTCCGTGTCTTTTTCCGCTGCTCTTCAGCATCAAACCTTGGTCCTCACCTCTCTTCCCAGACCCCAAGATCTTTCGCCGCTGACCCAGAAAGATTTCGGACTGGAAGTTGAAGATGAGGCTTCACCCGAATCTGGGAATATTTTGTCACTGGATTTACACCACGTGGACAATCTTTCACCGGCTTTGAATGCTACGCCGGAATCCCTTTTCAATCTACGCCTCCGACGCGACGCCGTTAGAGTCAAAGCACTGCAGTCCACGGTTGCTGCGGCCAACGCCTCGAGAAACCCGCCGCGTGATTTTAGCAGCTCGGTGATTTCGGGACTTGGGCACGGAAGCGGGGAGTACTTCACACGCTTAGGGATAGGCACTCCGGCCAAGTATGCGTACATGGTGCTCGACACTGGAAGTGACGTCGTTTGGATCCAGTGCTCCCCCTGCAAGAAATGTTACAGACAAGCCGACCCGGTTTTCGACCCGAGAAAGTCGAGCTCTTTCTCGGGAGTCTCGTGTGGGTCTCCCCTCTGCCGCCGCCTCGATTCCCCTGGCTGCACTGCTAATCGGCAGAAATGCCTTTACCAGGTTTCTTACGGCGACGGTTCTTTCACTGTCGGAGAATTTTCGACAGAAACATTAACGTTTCGGCGAACGAGGGTGAAGAATGTCGCCCTCGGTTGCGGACACGACAACGAAGGCTTGTTCGTCGGCGCCGCCGGTTTATTAGGCCTCGGCCGTGGAAAACTGTCTTTTCCCACTCAAGCCGGCCGTCGATTCGGCGATAAATTTTCCTACTGTTTGGTGGACCGGTCGGCTTCCTCGAAACCGTCGTATCTCATGTTCGGTGAATCCTCCGTCTCCAGAAAAGCCATCTTTACTCCATTGGTAACGAATCCGAAGCTCGACACGTTCTACTACGTGGGCCTGAACGGAATTTCCGTCGGAGGGTTTCGAGTCCCGGGAATCACGGCGTCGATCTTCAAGCTCGACCGGAGCGGCAATGGCGGAGTGATAATGGACTCGGGCACCTCCGTGACCCGGTTGACCCGACCCGTTTACGTTGCGCTGAGGGATGCATTCCGTTCGGGGGCGTCGAACTTGAAGCGGGCCTCGGACTTCTCCCTCTTCGACACCTGCTTCGATCTCTCGGGGAAGACGGTGGTGAAGGTGCCGACGGTGGTTTTCCATTTCACCGGCGCTGAAGTTTCTCTTCCGGCGTCGAATTACCTGATTCCGGTGGACAGTGAGGGGACATTTTGCTTTGCTTTCGCGGGTACCGCGAGCGGGTTGTCCATTATTGGAAACATTCAGCAGCAGGGCTTCCGGGTTGTGTTCGATTTGGCTAGTAAACGGGTCGGGTTCGCACCCGGGGGTTGTGTTTGA